The Scophthalmus maximus strain ysfricsl-2021 chromosome 7, ASM2237912v1, whole genome shotgun sequence genome includes a window with the following:
- the LOC118315101 gene encoding immunoglobulin superfamily member 22-like → MAAELLQATGGRREQMEQQMMQVSSSSSSSSSSSSSSSTFTSSTGSNKLRKVSQGLPRTLEEHSGVQRRASALVESFSQVQRTPQIPKGESVPDFEEKLRPITAQEGDGAAFKAKVTGNPRPSVSWERASGGPLPEAAKSFCDSINSQHVLKIKSLALDDADVYKCIASNEHGDATCSVSLAVTENPALDFKKMLKKRVGKREERKPPTEEEMLTILAGADRKDYERICAEHGFTDFRGILKKLKEMKKKVEVEMVRVLKPLEDISAKVGTNVVFDTVLELKDPNIRMQWFLGTELLRIQYSHEKYEAKQMGTKHMLCISSVGLGDTGTYALQIGHKRLSARLNVTDEPLKFLSDFKPKKVTERQTAVFEVRLSKRTDAPLIWKVRGKEVKRDEKFDVTLSDDGRTYTLKIKDVKVSDTGDYAVSIGDLTATAPLFIERIPIHFTSHLKSVSVRERGKAHLVCEMSSKDVHVRWLKDGRDVAASRRHIFAREGRRAEVTVEDCELTDGGEYSVVCTQDNDTHEYVTSANLTVDERFASVKSGLSDAQCRTGSPVELSLVLDDEKVDGVWLKDGEEVSDLSGVQVVKQGAVHKVLFSGVTHAHEGKYTFRAKGAESEAVLTIADPPEIDSSALDLLGARPVTVKAGQTAAIKIPFRGKPPPKVTWYRDGVEVMEDERTKVERTADSTSLVLSRCVREDSGAIMLRLKSDCGTAVANLHLNVIDRPKPPQGKVELLESSGQCVKMKWKAPRDNGGKQVTSFVIERRAAGKKSWTRAGEVDSGTTVFSDDRVAEGQVYQYRIRAVNAEGVSEPLETEEVRAGEPVEPPGTASQPQVSDVTKNTMTVSWAPPARDGGAPVLGYNLERRKKGGSMWLQVNKELLTDTNFKVDGLVDDVEYEFRVSGVNRAGAGCPSTISNAVLAKDPIRAPGLVRNLCVTDSTNSSVSLRWTPPEHGDEPSGYILEVRPADAKEWMKASKFPVPGTAFTVGGLQERMKYHLRVRAVNEGGVGETAELSEGVSAMPPPVAPRFDLQGKLKNQMVVRAGSTLCLHLSFTASPPPVVTWSKDGVLTTGKEVITKSQDNSRFVISSSERSDSGVYRAHLKNDHGEAHYDVSVRITDFPRPPKNLRLEEEVPGTATLQWDHSPDLSDDREGAHYVILKRDSGTASWFTVAERVFSSRYAVTGLLPGRKYHLRVVAHNSIGASDPLDTKEPLIIAKEKECISSLRLREYTLPPRQGKPSFLLPLKDHAVRRGHDCTMSCAYQGMPTPRACWYKGESKISDCPRFWHSTANGVCTLVIPTCAAKDGGEYTLVLENTLGVAECSCSLVVFDKDDMGLLESLTNQANKEKLIL, encoded by the exons atggCAGCAGAGCTCCTCCAGGCCACCGGGGGCAGAAGGGAGCAGATGGAGCAGCAGATGATGCaggtgtcctcctcctcctcctcctcctcctcctcctcctccagctcttccaCTTTCACCTCGTCTACAGGCTCCAACAAATTGCGAAAAGTGTCCCAGGGCTTGCCAAGGACCCTGGAAG AGCACTCGGGGGTTCAGCGCAGGGCCTCGGCCCTGGTGGAGTCCTTCAGCCAGGTGCAGAGAACCCCCCAGATCCCCAAGGGAGAGTCTGTCCCAGATTTCGAGGAGAAGCTGCGGCCCATCACTGCCCAAGAGG GCGACGGTGCAGCGTTCAAGGCCAAAGTGACGGGGAATCCCCGGCCCAGCGTGAGCTGGGAACGAGCCAGCGGGGGCCCGCTGCCCGAGGCAGCGAAGTCTTTCTGTGACAGCATCAACAGTCAGCACGTGCTCAAG ATCAAAAGCTTGGCCCTGGACGATGCTGATGTCTACAAGTGCATCGCTTCCAACGAGCACGGCGACGCCACTTGCTCCGTATCCCTCGCAGTTACCGAGA ACCCAGCGTTGGATTTCAAAAAGATGCTGAAGAAGCG CGtggggaaaagagaggagaggaagccgcccacagaggaggagatgttgaCGATCCTGGCTGGAGCTGACAGGAAGGACTACGAGAGGATCTGTGCCGAGCACGGCTTCACCGACTTCAGAGGCATTCTCaagaagctgaaggagatgaagaagaaagtggaggtggag ATGGTGCGCGTGTTAAAGCCCCTGGAGGACATCAGTGCCAAAGTTGGCACCAACGTCGTCTTCGACACCGTCTTGGAACTGAAGGATCCAAACATCAGGATGCAGTGGTTTCTG GGCACGGAGCTGCTGCGGATCCAGTACTCTCACGAGAAATACGAGGCGAAGCAGATGGGAACCAAGCACATGCTGTGCATTTCGAGCGTGGGCCTCGGGGACACGGGCACCTACGCTCTGCAGATCGGACACAAGAGGCTGTCGGCCAGGCTTAACGTCACAG ATGAACCTTTGAAATTCCTGTCCGACTTCAAGCCGAAGAAAGTGACAGAGCGCCAGACTGCCGTGTTTGAGGTCCGTCTCTCCAAGAGGACAGATGCGCCGCTCATCTGGAAG GTGCGGGGAAAGGAAGTAAAAAGGGACGAAAAGTTTGATGTGACCTTGTCCGACGACGGTCGGACCTACACCCTGAAGATTAAGGACGTGAAAGTCAGTGACACCGGAGACTACGCCGTCAGCATCGGAGACCTCACCGCCACCGCGCCACTTTTCATCGAGC GGATTCCCATCCACTTCACCAGCCACTTGAAGAGTGTCAGCGTGCGGGAGAGAGGTAAGGCCCACCTGGTGTGCGAGATGAGCTCCAAGGACGTGCACGTGCGCTGGCTGAAGGATGGGCGCGACGTCGCAGCGAGCCGCCGGCACATCTTCGCGCGCGAGGGCAGGAGGGCAGAGGTCACCGTCGAGGACTGCGAGCTGACGGACGGGGGAGAGTACTCTGTCGTCTGCACTCAGGACAATGACACGCACGAATATGTCACATCTGCCAATCTAACCGTGGATG AGCGCTTTGCCTCCGTGAAGAGTGGCCTGTCAGATGCTCAGTGTCGGACAGGCTCCCCCGTCGAGCTGAGCCTTGTGCTCGATGACGAGAAGGTGGACGGAGTGTGGCTGAAGGACGGAGAAGAG gTTTCCGATCTGAGTGGGGTTCAGGTGGTCAAACAGGGAGCCGTCCACAAGGTGCTCTTCTCTGGTGTGACTCATGCCCACGAGGGCAAGTACACCTTCAGAGCCAAGGGGGCCGAGAGTGAGGCTGTGCTCACTATcgcag ACCCCCCAGAGATTGATTCTTCCGCGCTGGACTTGTTGGGGGCCCGACCCGTGACTGTGAAGGCGGGACAGACAGCCGCCATAAAGATCCCCTTCAGAGGCAAACCGCCGCCCAAGGTCACCTGGTACAGGGACGGGGTTGAAGTGATGGAGGATGAGAGGACCAAAGTGGAGAGGACGGCTGACAGCACCTCCCTGGTGCTCAGCAG ATGTGTGCGAGAGGACAGCGGTGCAATCATGCTCCGTCTGAAGAGCGACTGTGGCACCGCCGTCGCCAACCTGCATCTGAACGTGATTG ATCGCCCAAAGCCGCCTCAGGGGAAAGTGGAGCTCCTCGAGTCGTCAGGACAGTGTGTCAAAATGAAGTGGAAGGCTCCCCGGGACAACGGCGGTAAGCAGGTGACCAGCTTTGTGATCGAGCGGCGGGCGGCGGGCAAGAAGTCCTGGACCAGGGCTGGCGAGGTGGACAGCGGCACCACCGTCTTCAGTGATGACAGAGTGGCGGAGGGCCAGGTGTACCAGTATCGCATCCGAGCCGTCAACGCCGAGGGAGTGAGTGAACCTCTGGAGACGGAGGAGGTGCGCGCAGGAGAGCCCGTAG AGCCTCCAGGCACCGCGTCCCAGCCCCAAGTGTCCGACGTGACCAAGAACACCATGACGGTGAGCTGGGCGCCTCCGGCCCGCGATGGAGGAGCCCCAGTTCTGGGCTACAacctggagaggaggaagaaaggcgGCAGCATGTGGCTGCAGGTCAACAAGGAGCTGCTCACAG ATACAAATTTCAAGGTGGACGGGCTGGTGGACGATGTGGAGTATGAATTCAGAGTCTCCGGTGTCAACAGGGCCGGAGCAGGATGCCCAAGCACCATTTCGAATGCAGTGCTGGCCAAAGACCCAATAC GTGCCCCCGGCCTGGTGAGGAACCTGTGCGTGACTGACTCCACAaactcctccgtctctctgaggTGGACACCCCCCGAGCACGGAGACGAACCCTCGGGCTACATCCTGGAGGTGCGCCCCGCAGACGCCAAAGAGTGGATGAAAGCGTCCAAGTTCCCCGTCCCGGGTACGGCCTTCACCGTTGGAGGACTTCAGGAGCGGATGAAGTACCACCTCCGCGTCCGGGCTGTCAacgagggaggggtgggggagaCCGCTGAGCTGTCGGAAGGCGTGTCGGCCATGCCTCCACCTG TGGCGCCCAGGTTTGACCTCCAGGGAAAGCTGAAGAACCAGATGGTGGTCCGAGCTGGAAGCACACTTTGCCTCCACCTCAGCTTCACT GCTTCACCTCCTCCGGTGGTAACCTGGTCAAAAGATGGCGTCCTCACCACAGGAAAGGAAGTCATTACCAAGAGCCAGGACAACTCCCGGTtcgtcatctcctcctctgagcgATCGGACTCTGGCGTCTACCGTGCCCACCTGAAGAACGACCACGGGGAGGCTCACTATGACGTTAGCGTGAGGATCACAG ACTTTCCTCGCCCCCCGAAGAACCTccgcctggaggaggaggttccgGGCACGGCGACCCTGCAGTGGGACCACTCCCCAGACCTGTCCGACGACAGAGAGGGAGCCCACTATGTCATCCTCAAACGAGACTCCGGCACGGCCTCCTGGTTCACCGTGGCCGAGCGCGTCTTCAGCAGCCGGTACGCGGTCACGGGGCTGCTCCCCGGCAGGAAGTACCACCTCAGGGTCGTTGCGCACAACTCTATCGGGGCCAGCGATCCCTTGGACACCAAGGAGCCTCTCATCATTGCCAAGGAAAAAG AGTGCATCAGCAGCCTTCGGTTGAGAGAATACACCTTGCCGCCGCGTCAGGGGAAGCCTTCTTTCCTGCTGCCGCTCAAGGACCACGCTGTTCGCCGGGGACACGACTGCACCATGAGCTGTGCCTATCAGGGCATGCCGACTCCACGG GCCTGCTGGTACAAAGGCGAATCCAAGATCTCTGACTGCCCTCGGTTCTGGCACAGCACGGCCAACGGGGTGTGCACCCTGGTCATCCCCACCTGCGCAGCCAAAGACGGCGGAGAATACACACTGGTGCTGGAGAACACTCTGGGGGTGGCCGAGTGCTCCTGCAGCCTGGTGGTCTTTG ACAAGGACGACATGGGTCTGCTGGAGAGTCTGACCAACCAGGCGAACAAGGAGAAGCTGATTTTGTAG